In Candidatus Cloacimonadota bacterium, the genomic stretch GAAGAAAACATGACATTTGACTACACGCAAACCCTCGAAAAGCTCAAATCCCGCCGCCAGGAAGCGGAGGAACTCCTTAAAAAGGTGGAGGTGCTGGAAATCCCTGCCGATTTAAGCTTCGCGGAGTTTTTCAGACAAACTCGCCAGGGCATCCTTCAAAATGCTGAGTTTGGCAGACTTCTGCGAGAAGATCCCGAATTTAAAAACGTCTCAATGGAAAGGCTAAACGCGCTCATGGATGAATATTACGCGCCCCTGAAACCGGAAACCGGATACCAAAACTGTGTGGGAAATCCAGAGTACGCGGTCAAACAGTTCGGAGACGGCATGGGACAATTACTCGCTTCCATTTACATGAGTCAGCGTTCGGCGCGTCAATATTATATTGATGAATCGTATCTCTTTCTGGAAGCACAGCTTAGACATTTTTTGGAGCTCTATGACCTGGCTCTGGCTGGCAACACAGACCTGAAAACCTGGAAGATGCGTTACCGTGTTAACAGCTTGGAAAATTGGGAGCTGGGATCCATTTGGGGACGTCTTAAAGGCCTCAGTCCCCAGTATTTATATTTTAAGGATGTGGTTCAAAATGCTGACTTGGCAGACCTTCGCTATCTGCACCGCTATGGCATCCACGTGAATGAACACAGCCTCGCGATGGCGGAATTTATGGCATCGTATCCCGTTCAGGAACTGGACGAACTGGCAAAATTCATCGTGAAAAGCTGGGTGGATGGTTTCGTGCGTGGTCAAAAGGATTACCGCATCAAAAAGTATGCCAACCTCATGTTCCCCATAGGGATGGAGCGTTTGGCGCGGCTCATGATTTTGGAATTGGATAAGATTGGCATCACCGCTCTGGTGGGACGCCCTCTGAGCAAAAGCGTGAACGAACAATTTGGCTATGACCACCGTTTTGAAAGCGCTTTGATTCTGGATCGTGAGTTTGTGGACATGACTTTGGAAATCAACAAAAAAGTGATGGCTGGCCTTGGAAATCTCATTTCCGCTCAGGCTGGACCGGTTTACGTTGAACTGTTTGGTGAAACACCTTTCACGCCGGAAGCCAAAGCTGAAGCCCTCACGCTGAGCCCCCAGCAGCAGATGCTTTGGCGTGAGATGAGCGCCACCAACGCCAATCTCTATTACAAATATTATCGTCGCGATCAGACCAGTTTCTGTATCATCGCCTTCCCTTCACCGGAAATTGGACCGAAATTCCCGGAAATCTTTGCCGACACCCTCAAGATAAACCTTTTGGACAGTGACCGTTACGCGCAAATACAGCAAAAGATTATTGACGTTTTGGACACCGCGGAATACGTCCACGTGAAGGGAAAACCCGGCAACGACACCGATATCCGCGTGAAAATGCACACCATCACCGACCCTGCCAATGAAACCATCTTTGAAAACTGTGTGGCGGATGTCAATATCCCTGTGGGAGAAGTGTTTACCTCACCCGTTTTGGAAGGAACCACCGGCACTCTCCACGTTGAGGATATCTACCTTGGCAGCCTGCGCTATCTCAATCTGCGCGTGCACTTTGAGGACGGCTGGATCAAGGATTATTCCTGCACAAACTTCCCCGATCCCGCCGAAGGCAAAAAGTATATCCACGAAAACCTGCTTTTGCCCCACGATACTTTGCCC encodes the following:
- a CDS encoding aminopeptidase, which codes for MTFDYTQTLEKLKSRRQEAEELLKKVEVLEIPADLSFAEFFRQTRQGILQNAEFGRLLREDPEFKNVSMERLNALMDEYYAPLKPETGYQNCVGNPEYAVKQFGDGMGQLLASIYMSQRSARQYYIDESYLFLEAQLRHFLELYDLALAGNTDLKTWKMRYRVNSLENWELGSIWGRLKGLSPQYLYFKDVVQNADLADLRYLHRYGIHVNEHSLAMAEFMASYPVQELDELAKFIVKSWVDGFVRGQKDYRIKKYANLMFPIGMERLARLMILELDKIGITALVGRPLSKSVNEQFGYDHRFESALILDREFVDMTLEINKKVMAGLGNLISAQAGPVYVELFGETPFTPEAKAEALTLSPQQQMLWREMSATNANLYYKYYRRDQTSFCIIAFPSPEIGPKFPEIFADTLKINLLDSDRYAQIQQKIIDVLDTAEYVHVKGKPGNDTDIRVKMHTITDPANETIFENCVADVNIPVGEVFTSPVLEGTTGTLHVEDIYLGSLRYLNLRVHFEDGWIKDYSCTNFPDPAEGKKYIHENLLLPHDTLPIGEFAIGTNTLAYQVARKHDIQALLPILIIEKMGPHFAIGDTCYSHEEDAPHPNFMNGKEMIAVDNEKSATRKEDPIGAYTQAHTDITLPYDMLASITAVTADGQEHYIIRDGRFAVPGTEELNIPLDEI